The sequence CCTTTACCGTCGGCACGCCGCGAATCTTTTTCCGTTTTAGCCGAAATTGTGGGAGTTCACGATACAGCGCCGTTACAGTTCGTTCAAATCGCTCAAATTGGCGGACGTCACAAATAACGTCTAAGTCGGAAGACGGAATGTCTATGCCGAGAGGGATCGTGCCGCATAATACCGGAGAGTAGTGTTTAAGTGCATTCATCAAATCGAGTTCTGTTAAAAGCCGATAAGCAAGTTGTTGAGAGTGTGTGCCAGTTTGTAAGTCAGCGAACGTTTTCATAAGTAAGTGCGCTCCTTTATAATCGCAAAGAAGGTTCTATTTACAGGATAGCATAAACAAAAAAGAGGGTGGACTCGATTTAATGGAGTGCTGGATGTTTGTAGCAATACAAAGCTACTCGGATCGAAAAACGTCATCACAGGTCTCCGTCAACCAAAGAGACAAGCTAAAACCGATCGTTGTTATACAAAATTTCACATAC is a genomic window of Shouchella clausii containing:
- a CDS encoding DUF4269 domain-containing protein, whose protein sequence is MKTFADLQTGTHSQQLAYRLLTELDLMNALKHYSPVLCGTIPLGIDIPSSDLDVICDVRQFERFERTVTALYRELPQFRLKRKKIRGVPTVKANFCYQGKAFELFGQPQRVECQYAYLHMKIEHMLLMAHPEWKEKAIDMKKQGMKTEPAFASLLGISGDPYEGLLAYGKQAFGIGC